In Trichlorobacter lovleyi, the DNA window CGGGAGAAAGCGGCACCGGCAAGGAACTTTTGGCACGGGCCGCCCATGGTGCCTCCGACTGCAAGGGACCGCTGGTGGCAGTCAACGTGGCCGGCCTGGATGACACGGTCTTCAGCGACACCCTCTTTGGCCACCAGCGCGGTGCCTACACCGGTGCCGACCAGGCCCGCAGGGGGATGATCGAGGAGGCCGCCGACGGCACCCTCTTTCTGGACGAGATCGGCGACCTAGGTATCGCCTCCCAGGTCAAACTGCTGCGGCTGCTGCAGGAAGGGGAATACTACCCGCTGGGCAGTGACCGGCCCAAGCGGTTGCGGGCCCGGGTGATCGTAGCCACCCATGCCGACCTGGCGGCCAAAGAGGCCTCCGGCCAGTTCCGGCGTGACCTCTACTACCGCCTGAAGACCCATCAGGTGCGGATTCCGGCGCTGCGGGACCGGCGCTGCGATATCCCGCTGCTGCTGGAACACTTTCTGGCTGAGGCGGCCCGGGCCCTGGGCAAGAAAAAGCCCACCGCCCCGCGGGAACTGGCCCAGCTGCTGGCCACCTACTCCTTTCCCGGCAATGTGCGGGAACTGAAGGCGCTGGTCTACGATGCGGTCAGCCTGCATGGCGGCGGCGTGCTCTCCATGGAGCGTTTCATCACGGCCATCGGTCCCCGGCCCGCAGCAACGGCACCCCCCTCCCCGGAGCGGCGCAATCCGTTTCTCTGCTGCGAACGGCTGCCCACCTTCAGTGAGGCGGCTGAACTGCTGGTCAGCGAGGCGATGCAGCGCAGCAACGGCAACCAGACCATTGCCGCCCGCCTGCTGGGTATCTCCCAGCCGGCCCTGTCAAAACGCCTGAAACAGCGGGAACTTTGAAAAGCTGAGGGAAGGAAGGAAATTTGGCAGGCACTATGCACACGTAATGAACCGTTTGTGTGGTGACGGACCAGTTACCCTGTAAAACTGCTGACGCGCGTGGGCACACCGGCTTCTTCCACCAACAAATACAGACTGATATCAGCACGTTGCAACATCTCCCGTTTGATCCGCATCTGTCGGCATATACATTGAAACACTATCTGCGGAATTGATTAAAATCTGGTGACCTGATGCGCTATTCAGCATTATTTACTGATTTATATGAACTGACCATGCTTGCAGGCTATCATGAGCAGGGGATGACGGACAGGAAAGCGGTTTTTGACCTGTTTTTCCGCACCAATCCTTTTAACGGAAGTTATGCAGTTTTTGCCGGACTGGAACCGGTGCTTGAATTCCTTGAGCAGCTGCACTTTCTACCGGAGGAACTTGACTACCTGAACAGCCTGAATCAATTCAAACCAGCATTTCTGGACTATCTGCGGCAGTTACGTTTCCGTGGCACCGTGACAGCAGTGCCGGAGGGCACCGTGGTGTTTGCCGGAGAACCGCTGCTGACCATAGAGGGAAGTCTGGCCGAGGCTCAGTTTGTAGAAACGGCTGTGCTTAATAGCATCAATTTTCAGACATTGATTGCTACCAAGGCAGCCCGCATCACCCACGCAGCTGCAGGGGCAGAGGTAATCGAGTTCGGCCTGCGCCGGGCCCACGGACCGGATGGCGGACTTTCCTGTGCACGTGCCGCCTGTGTTGGCGGCATCTGCAGCACCAGCAACGTACAGGCAGGGATGCAGTATGGGCTTCCGGTACGCGGTACCCATGCCCACAGCTGGGTACAGGCCTTTCCTGATGAACTGAGCGCGTTCCGGGCCTATGCCGAGGCATTCCCCGACAACACGATACTGCTTGTTGATACCTACGATACGCTGAAAAGCGGCATTCCCAACGCCATTATCGTGGCGCGGGAGCTGCGGGAACGCGGTTATGAGCTGCGGGGCATCAGGCTTGACTCCGGGGATCTTGCTTTCCTTTCCAGGGAGAGTCGGCGCATGCTTGACGCGGCAGGTTTTGCACAGGTCAGGATCGTGGCCTCAAATGATCTCGACGAATACCAGATCAGCACCCTTAAAACTGCCGGGGGGCAGGTGGATATCTACGGCATCGGGACACAACTGGCAACCGCCGGCGGTAGCGGAGGCGGTGCGCTGGGAGGGGTCTATAAACTTGTTGAGCTTGAAGGATTACCGAAACTGAAGCTGACCAGTGATCTCGCCAAGGCCACGCTGCCCGGCAGGAAGCGGGTTCTAAGGGGCTTTGCTCCTGATGGCGGGATGCTGCAAGATTTGATCTGTATGGAGCATGAACAGCAACCTGTTGCAGGGGCAACGGTCCATAACCTTTGCAACCCGTTATCACCGGTATCCTTGCCGCTTGCGACAACGTTGCATGATCTGCGGCAGGTCGTCATGCGGGATGGCTGTCGGACTGTGGCGCCTGAGCCTCTGTCCGCAATGGCTGAACGCAGCCGTCAGCAGCTGGCAACTTTACCTCAGGGCTGTTTGCGTCTACACGCACCTGAACGCTATACCGTCTCTATTTCAGAACCGTTGCATGACCTGAACAACCGGCTGACTGCCAAAGTAACCGGAGAAAGGCCGTTGCCATGACAGAGGACTCAGCATTACTTATCGTAGATCTGCAGAATGACTTTTGCCCCGGCGGTGCACTTCAGATCATCAACGGTGACCGCATAATCGAACCGACCAACGAGCTGATCCGTTCGTTCAGTGCCGCCGGTTTGCCGGTGTTGGCAAGCAGAGACTGGCACCTGCCGAATACCAGCCACTTTCACGATTTTGGCGGTCAATGGCCGGTTCACTGCGTCCGTGAGACCGAGGGTGCCGCCTTTCATCCGGCACTGTGTCTGCCGCAGGATGCCATCATCATCTCAAAGGGAACCGAACTGACATCAGACGGGTATTCTGCTTTTGCCGGCACAACCGCAGAGGGTAAGGAGCTGGAACTGTTTCTGCGCGACCGCAAGGTAACGAAGCTTTGCATATGTGGGCTGGCCACTGACTACTGTGTCTTGTCCACAACCCGTGATGCCCTTGGCAGGGGATTTCAGGTTATGGTGCTTTCCGATGCTGTTGCAGGGGTCGACAGCGCACCAGGGGATTCCGAGCGAGCTCTTGAGGAGATGGATAAGGCCGGTGCACAGCTGATAACATCCCACACCTTAAAAAGTATGTTGCAGAAAAAGATCGAATAGCAGGATGCAGGCAGATCGTGCGTTACTGGATGCACCCTGTGACCCGCCTTAACACCTTGATTTCATGTACCATGCTGTTATGCGCGATAGTGCGCCGGATAACGGAAAAAATACATTTGGCCGCCCTTTAGCAGGCTGTTGAAAAACGTCACGAGGAAGCTCGGCTACAAGGCGCACGGCGCACAGCGACTGAGACATAACAGATAGTTAGGCGAAGGAGCGAGCACCGCGCAACGCCGTAGACGGGCACCACAGTAGTTTTTCAACAACCTGTTAGCTTTGAATTAAGGATACTAGCCGCCCCCCACACAGGAGCATGCCCCAATGAGCCGTACCCAGGCCGAACAACTGGCCCTGGCCCATTCAGAGTCCGGTCTGCATTGCGCCGAATCCGTGGCCTCAGCCATCACAAAACTGTTTTGCCCCGACCAGGCCGGGATCGTCTGCCGGATGGCAACCGGCTTTGGCGGCGGTCTGGCCGGCTCCCGCCAGGAGGCCTGCGGTGCATTGACCGGCGGCGTGCTTGCCATCGGTCTGCTCTGTGGCAGGACAACGCCTGACCAGGACCGGGAGACGGCCTATCGGGTCAGCGCCGCCTACCGCGAACGCTTCATGGCGCGCTTCAACGGCACCATCTGCCAGACGATCCGTAACGGTTTCACCACCAGCGACACCAGAACCGCCTGCCGCAGCCTGACCGCCGAGGCCGCAGGAATCCTGTATGATATCCTGCAGGAGCATGGGTATGCGGTGAACCGCTCTTGATACGTTATTTTGCTGTTCCGGTTCCAGTGCAAGGGAAGATTGCCAGACGGCGAGCAATCCGGCGATGCAGCTGTACATGCAGCACGTCGGGGAGCCGCAGACGAGCCGACAAAGCTTGCACCTTGCAATCGAATCGGCATTAAAGTCCGGTCATCTGCTCCAGCTGTTCAGGATAGCGCCCACCCTGCAGCGTAATCTGTGCAGCGGCCCTGTTGATCTCAGCCAGGTCATTACCCGTCAATTCGATGGCAACCGCAGCGATGTTCTCCTCCAGCCGC includes these proteins:
- a CDS encoding sigma-54-dependent transcriptional regulator, which codes for MSETLFPAFGILLVDDEPAWLRSVSLTLERSAGITNIRSCSDSRQVMEILAGGGFGLVLLDLTMPHLSGEELLTLIAEQHPEITCIVISGLNQVATAVNCIKKGAFDYFVKTVEEDRLVGGVLRAIRVLELERENREMHSRLLSGGLRRPELFSPFVTADPAMLTQFAYIEAVAKSPQPLLITGESGTGKELLARAAHGASDCKGPLVAVNVAGLDDTVFSDTLFGHQRGAYTGADQARRGMIEEAADGTLFLDEIGDLGIASQVKLLRLLQEGEYYPLGSDRPKRLRARVIVATHADLAAKEASGQFRRDLYYRLKTHQVRIPALRDRRCDIPLLLEHFLAEAARALGKKKPTAPRELAQLLATYSFPGNVRELKALVYDAVSLHGGGVLSMERFITAIGPRPAATAPPSPERRNPFLCCERLPTFSEAAELLVSEAMQRSNGNQTIAARLLGISQPALSKRLKQREL
- a CDS encoding nicotinate phosphoribosyltransferase, with product MRYSALFTDLYELTMLAGYHEQGMTDRKAVFDLFFRTNPFNGSYAVFAGLEPVLEFLEQLHFLPEELDYLNSLNQFKPAFLDYLRQLRFRGTVTAVPEGTVVFAGEPLLTIEGSLAEAQFVETAVLNSINFQTLIATKAARITHAAAGAEVIEFGLRRAHGPDGGLSCARAACVGGICSTSNVQAGMQYGLPVRGTHAHSWVQAFPDELSAFRAYAEAFPDNTILLVDTYDTLKSGIPNAIIVARELRERGYELRGIRLDSGDLAFLSRESRRMLDAAGFAQVRIVASNDLDEYQISTLKTAGGQVDIYGIGTQLATAGGSGGGALGGVYKLVELEGLPKLKLTSDLAKATLPGRKRVLRGFAPDGGMLQDLICMEHEQQPVAGATVHNLCNPLSPVSLPLATTLHDLRQVVMRDGCRTVAPEPLSAMAERSRQQLATLPQGCLRLHAPERYTVSISEPLHDLNNRLTAKVTGERPLP
- a CDS encoding isochorismatase family protein, which gives rise to MTEDSALLIVDLQNDFCPGGALQIINGDRIIEPTNELIRSFSAAGLPVLASRDWHLPNTSHFHDFGGQWPVHCVRETEGAAFHPALCLPQDAIIISKGTELTSDGYSAFAGTTAEGKELELFLRDRKVTKLCICGLATDYCVLSTTRDALGRGFQVMVLSDAVAGVDSAPGDSERALEEMDKAGAQLITSHTLKSMLQKKIE
- a CDS encoding C-GCAxxG-C-C family protein, which codes for MSRTQAEQLALAHSESGLHCAESVASAITKLFCPDQAGIVCRMATGFGGGLAGSRQEACGALTGGVLAIGLLCGRTTPDQDRETAYRVSAAYRERFMARFNGTICQTIRNGFTTSDTRTACRSLTAEAAGILYDILQEHGYAVNRS